From one Geoalkalibacter halelectricus genomic stretch:
- a CDS encoding ABC transporter ATP-binding protein, with protein sequence MSIPAIEIKGLCVRIGDQQIISNLDLSLEEGQKITLMGRSGSGKSTLLRCLLGFIWPEGGTIRIFGRELTPQSVWQLRAQLAYVAQEPEMGKGKVRTLLEQPFSFRANRNLRDNLHQVPALFERLHLASNLLDKDISHLSGGEKQRVALICALLLKRPILLLDEASSALDPRARDAVIELLRSRADLSVLSISHDQEWLGFSETTFDLGKAQERGAA encoded by the coding sequence ATGTCAATACCAGCCATCGAAATAAAAGGGCTCTGTGTTCGCATCGGCGATCAGCAGATCATCTCCAACCTGGATCTGAGCCTTGAAGAAGGCCAAAAAATCACTTTGATGGGCAGGTCGGGAAGCGGCAAGTCCACCCTGCTGCGCTGCCTGCTCGGTTTTATCTGGCCCGAAGGGGGAACCATAAGGATTTTCGGCCGAGAGCTCACGCCTCAATCCGTCTGGCAACTGCGCGCCCAACTGGCCTATGTCGCCCAGGAGCCGGAAATGGGCAAAGGAAAGGTGCGCACATTGCTGGAGCAGCCCTTTAGTTTCCGCGCCAACCGCAATTTGCGCGACAACCTGCACCAGGTGCCCGCCTTGTTTGAGCGCCTGCATCTCGCCTCCAATCTTCTCGACAAGGACATCTCTCATCTCTCCGGCGGCGAAAAACAGCGGGTGGCCCTGATTTGCGCGCTGCTGCTCAAGCGTCCGATCCTGCTCCTCGACGAGGCATCCTCGGCGCTGGATCCGCGCGCCAGGGACGCGGTCATCGAGCTGTTACGCTCCCGCGCAGACCTATCGGTGCTTTCCATTTCCCATGACCAGGAATGGTTGGGGTTTTCCGAAACCACCTTCGATCTGGGTAAGGCGCAGGAGCGGGGGGCGGCATGA
- a CDS encoding Vgb family protein, protein MLGLASKFIVLAMFVFFALPVALVESSDATLEITEWQVPWNNTRPRDPWYGPDGKVWFVGQVGHYVATLDPESGEFKRFDLEEGAGPHTVIVDGEGAWYAGNRVQHIGLIDLHMKAREIYWLPGEGERDPHTMAFTKAGDIWFTVQHGNQVGFMHRETREINLYDMKTSRSRPYGLVLDARDRPWIVLFGTNALATIDPETRQVEEIRLPRSEARPRRLAVTADGMIWYVDYARGYLGRYDPQTRAIAEWRAPAAQDSGPYAMGADGEGRLWFVETGVFPNRFVGFDPQTQTFTPPITIGSGGRVVRHMMFHSGTNSFWFGTDTDTIGRAQVK, encoded by the coding sequence ATGTTAGGTTTGGCGTCCAAATTTATCGTTCTTGCGATGTTCGTGTTTTTTGCGCTGCCGGTTGCTCTTGTCGAGAGCAGTGATGCGACACTGGAAATTACCGAATGGCAGGTGCCGTGGAACAACACCCGCCCCCGTGACCCCTGGTACGGCCCGGACGGAAAAGTCTGGTTTGTCGGCCAGGTGGGGCACTATGTGGCGACTCTTGATCCCGAATCCGGGGAATTCAAGCGGTTCGACCTGGAAGAGGGAGCGGGACCCCACACGGTGATCGTCGATGGGGAGGGCGCTTGGTATGCCGGCAACCGCGTGCAGCATATCGGACTGATCGATCTTCACATGAAAGCCAGGGAGATTTATTGGCTCCCCGGGGAAGGAGAGCGTGATCCGCATACTATGGCTTTTACCAAAGCGGGCGATATCTGGTTTACCGTTCAGCATGGCAATCAGGTTGGGTTTATGCATCGTGAGACGCGTGAAATAAACCTTTACGACATGAAAACCTCGCGATCTCGCCCCTACGGCTTGGTGTTGGACGCTCGGGACCGGCCGTGGATCGTGCTGTTTGGGACCAATGCCCTGGCAACCATCGACCCGGAAACGCGGCAGGTCGAAGAAATCAGATTGCCGCGCAGTGAAGCACGGCCCCGCCGGCTTGCCGTGACTGCCGATGGCATGATCTGGTATGTGGATTATGCACGGGGCTATCTGGGCCGCTACGATCCGCAGACCCGGGCCATCGCCGAATGGCGGGCCCCCGCCGCCCAGGATTCGGGCCCTTATGCCATGGGCGCCGACGGAGAGGGGCGGTTGTGGTTCGTCGAAACGGGTGTGTTCCCCAATCGTTTTGTCGGCTTTGATCCGCAAACCCAAACCTTCACCCCGCCTATAACCATCGGCAGCGGCGGTCGGGTGGTGCGCCACATGATGTTTCATTCAGGCACCAACAGCTTCTGGTTCGGAACGGATACCGACACCATCGGCCGGGCGCAGGTGAAGTGA
- a CDS encoding gamma-glutamylcyclotransferase family protein produces MIEHLPVFVYGTLRPGEKNHPAYLAGRTLAELPASIRGQLYFVADGGYPYVIEGEGRVWGELIRIAPAHYTTTLKALDALEEYDPANEKDSVYVRRAALVRLADGSEERAWVYYWNCAQVVGRRIAGGDFKHSKG; encoded by the coding sequence ATGATTGAACACCTGCCGGTCTTCGTCTACGGCACCTTGCGCCCCGGCGAGAAAAACCACCCGGCTTATCTCGCCGGACGCACTCTGGCGGAACTTCCCGCGTCCATCCGCGGGCAGCTCTATTTTGTTGCCGATGGCGGCTATCCGTATGTCATCGAGGGAGAGGGCCGGGTGTGGGGAGAACTGATCCGCATCGCCCCGGCCCATTACACAACGACCCTTAAAGCCCTGGACGCCTTGGAGGAATACGATCCGGCCAACGAAAAAGACAGCGTCTATGTGCGCCGCGCAGCCCTCGTCAGGCTGGCCGACGGCAGCGAGGAACGTGCCTGGGTCTATTACTGGAACTGTGCGCAGGTGGTGGGTCGCAGGATCGCCGGCGGCGATTTTAAGCACTCAAAAGGATGA
- a CDS encoding RT0821/Lpp0805 family surface protein, with translation MKRMVLLLVVLVGAMFGYLSAWGQEYGAMLNNTEQQAMAETFQYALEYNRLNEASAWVNPDTGRSGTVVPVRTLPSAGGRYCREFLTTIIVGGAEEQAYGTACREPDGSWVVVSDEMAPESLRVVEKVIERHYYHPYGYRDWYAYHPYYFHPWYHSPRVFFSFNIVHFVGTRRIKAHPFHFHAIQHPGSGKIVRGKPADGIIRSHPGRTERRERVDFRDRRHERRERVDFRDQRHERRRSVDSTLRSGGPARSDRHFRSHPGGRDVRRGSDERLMRPRSGRSGTRSVEGRRDRRGFSGDRGVQTRGGRGGSREFHQRREFRDRSGFEGSRPARGGQLRQGGRGDGGGRSGRR, from the coding sequence ATGAAACGAATGGTCCTTTTGCTGGTGGTTTTGGTGGGGGCCATGTTCGGATATCTGTCCGCTTGGGGACAGGAATATGGCGCCATGCTCAACAACACCGAGCAGCAGGCCATGGCGGAGACTTTTCAGTATGCCCTGGAGTACAACCGACTCAATGAGGCCTCTGCTTGGGTGAACCCGGATACGGGACGCTCGGGAACCGTAGTGCCGGTGAGAACCTTGCCCAGCGCCGGCGGCCGCTACTGTCGGGAATTTCTCACCACCATCATCGTGGGCGGTGCGGAAGAGCAGGCCTACGGCACGGCTTGTCGAGAGCCGGACGGTTCTTGGGTGGTGGTGTCCGATGAAATGGCTCCGGAGAGCCTGCGGGTGGTCGAAAAAGTGATTGAAAGGCATTATTACCATCCCTACGGATACCGGGATTGGTATGCCTATCATCCCTATTATTTCCATCCCTGGTATCACAGCCCCCGGGTCTTCTTCAGTTTCAACATTGTCCATTTCGTCGGCACGCGGCGCATCAAAGCCCATCCCTTCCATTTTCACGCGATTCAACATCCCGGCAGCGGAAAAATCGTGCGCGGCAAACCTGCGGACGGCATCATCCGCTCGCATCCGGGGCGCACCGAACGCCGTGAACGGGTAGATTTCCGTGACCGAAGGCATGAACGCCGCGAACGGGTGGATTTCCGTGACCAACGGCATGAACGCCGCAGGTCGGTTGATAGCACCTTGCGCTCGGGTGGACCGGCGCGGTCTGATCGTCACTTCCGGTCGCATCCCGGTGGGCGGGATGTGCGCCGCGGCTCGGACGAGCGGCTGATGAGGCCGCGTTCAGGCCGCAGCGGGACGAGAAGCGTCGAAGGACGGCGGGATCGGCGCGGCTTCTCCGGAGATCGGGGAGTTCAGACCCGCGGTGGCCGCGGCGGAAGCCGTGAATTCCACCAACGTCGCGAATTCCGTGACCGTTCGGGCTTCGAGGGCAGTCGCCCGGCGCGCGGCGGGCAGCTGCGCCAGGGCGGACGAGGCGATGGCGGCGGACGGTCCGGGCGGCGCTGA
- a CDS encoding SEC-C metal-binding domain-containing protein has protein sequence MDWLRKLFGRKMSGDLPDSLTDLGRSDPCWCGSGKNYGSCHRKEDRRRLRELGRSNADLRRNPLI, from the coding sequence ATGGACTGGCTTCGCAAACTCTTTGGTCGGAAAATGTCGGGTGACCTTCCCGACAGCTTGACGGATCTAGGCAGATCGGATCCCTGCTGGTGTGGAAGCGGCAAGAACTACGGTTCCTGCCACCGCAAGGAAGATCGGCGCAGACTGCGCGAACTCGGGCGCAGCAACGCGGACTTGCGGCGTAATCCCCTGATATGA
- a CDS encoding L-aspartate oxidase, with translation MMKKIQTDILVIGGGLAGLCAAIEARRAGREVLLLSKSRAGRSGSTIMAAGNISALSDSDEDSAELFAADIVRGGRGIGDPRLALCLARESRATIGFLAECGIRFMHRENRLLRQMNPGHSRPRTLTVEMTGYPVQTAGLALSLPLLAIAQNIGVRFLENAQAMDIEVAGGRVRGALILDGRGDFMQISASAVILASGGGGRLFSRTNNTNDVTGDGLALAYRAGAELRDLEFVQFHPLMGIAPARIIFPTTLFSDGAVLRNSKGERFLLRICPEGETTATRDTMARAIDDEVRAGQGIDGGVHLDLTGVATQIAQSRYRGLWELSARYGCDLSRTPVSVGVSVHFLMGGVTIDEKAATTLPGLFAAGEVTGGVHGANRLGGNALMEAAVFGCIAGRSASQIPQETVDLPPTRPNLPPCESSAADFADMATSLPRLLWDHAGVVRSEAGLRRGQQELDRIEIQFTALSRIQSARRWLTLRNQLCIARPLLLAAEMRRESRGAHYRSDHPAQDDEKWKGSLRLRQGNDARPSLTFTEDEAAAHAFLVAPE, from the coding sequence ATGATGAAAAAAATCCAAACCGACATTCTGGTCATCGGTGGAGGGCTTGCCGGTCTCTGCGCGGCCATCGAGGCACGCCGTGCAGGACGCGAGGTGCTGCTGCTGAGTAAAAGCCGGGCCGGGCGCAGCGGCAGCACCATCATGGCGGCGGGCAACATTTCGGCACTGTCCGATTCCGATGAAGATTCTGCCGAGCTTTTCGCCGCCGACATCGTCCGTGGGGGGCGCGGCATCGGCGATCCCAGGCTGGCGTTGTGCCTGGCGCGGGAGTCCCGCGCAACCATCGGATTTCTCGCAGAATGCGGCATCCGCTTTATGCATCGTGAAAATCGGCTTTTGCGCCAGATGAATCCGGGCCACAGCCGCCCGCGTACCCTGACCGTCGAGATGACAGGGTATCCGGTGCAAACTGCGGGGCTGGCCCTGTCTCTGCCTCTGCTTGCAATCGCGCAAAACATCGGCGTGCGATTTCTGGAGAACGCCCAGGCCATGGATATTGAAGTCGCAGGAGGTCGAGTCCGAGGTGCCCTGATTCTCGACGGGCGAGGGGATTTCATGCAGATCAGCGCCTCTGCCGTCATCCTTGCAAGCGGCGGCGGCGGAAGGCTTTTTTCCCGCACCAACAACACCAACGATGTCACGGGAGACGGGCTTGCCCTGGCCTACCGGGCCGGAGCGGAGTTACGCGATCTGGAATTCGTGCAGTTTCACCCACTTATGGGAATCGCTCCGGCACGCATCATTTTTCCGACGACACTTTTCAGCGACGGCGCAGTGCTGCGCAACAGCAAGGGCGAGCGTTTTCTACTCAGAATCTGTCCTGAGGGAGAAACCACGGCGACCCGCGACACCATGGCGCGCGCCATTGACGACGAAGTACGTGCAGGACAAGGCATCGACGGCGGCGTGCATCTCGATCTGACAGGGGTGGCGACACAGATTGCCCAATCCCGTTATCGCGGGTTATGGGAATTGTCGGCGCGCTACGGCTGCGATCTGTCCCGCACGCCGGTCAGCGTCGGTGTCAGCGTGCATTTTCTCATGGGTGGGGTGACCATCGACGAGAAGGCGGCCACCACCCTACCCGGTCTGTTCGCCGCCGGTGAGGTGACCGGCGGTGTGCACGGGGCCAATCGCCTGGGCGGCAACGCTCTGATGGAAGCGGCTGTTTTCGGATGCATCGCCGGGCGCTCGGCGTCCCAGATACCGCAGGAAACAGTTGACCTACCGCCGACGCGACCCAACCTTCCCCCGTGCGAATCATCAGCTGCGGATTTTGCGGATATGGCCACAAGCCTGCCGCGCCTGCTCTGGGATCATGCCGGGGTGGTGCGCAGCGAAGCCGGCTTGAGACGGGGGCAGCAAGAGCTGGATCGAATTGAAATACAATTCACCGCCCTTAGTCGAATTCAGTCCGCGCGGCGATGGCTGACCCTGCGCAACCAGCTCTGCATCGCCCGACCGCTGCTGCTTGCCGCCGAAATGCGCCGGGAAAGCCGCGGGGCCCACTACCGCAGCGATCATCCTGCGCAGGACGACGAGAAATGGAAAGGTTCCCTGCGCCTGCGTCAAGGCAACGATGCCCGCCCCAGTCTGACCTTCACCGAAGATGAGGCTGCAGCGCATGCCTTTTTAGTGGCGCCCGAATAA
- a CDS encoding MTH1187 family thiamine-binding protein, translated as MAVVEISVTPLGTGTPSVSEYVAECLKIVQESGLSYQLTPMGTILEGDIEAILALIQRMHEAPFAAGAVRVSTLIKIDDRRDRADHTMTGKVASVTKRLGKP; from the coding sequence ATGGCCGTCGTGGAAATCAGCGTCACCCCCCTGGGTACCGGAACACCCAGTGTTTCGGAATATGTCGCCGAATGCCTTAAAATCGTTCAGGAATCGGGGCTGAGTTACCAACTCACCCCGATGGGCACCATTCTTGAGGGCGACATCGAGGCCATCCTTGCCCTGATCCAGCGCATGCATGAAGCGCCCTTCGCCGCCGGCGCGGTGCGCGTTTCAACGCTCATCAAGATCGATGATCGCCGCGACCGCGCCGACCACACCATGACCGGCAAGGTGGCATCGGTCACCAAACGCCTTGGAAAACCCTGA
- the chrA gene encoding chromate efflux transporter, translated as MHVWSKVALLSFGGPAGQIAVMHRLVVEEKRWISEERFLHALNFTMVLPGPEAQQLATYLGWMLHGTRGGLTAGTLFILPGFLSILALSILYAFFRDLVFVEGIFYGLKPAVMAVVAAAVVQIGRKALHNSILIFLAAAAFTAIFFFQIPFPLIVLGAALTGWLGGRAFPAYFLTADAHKAPSPPSQAPLETPLWRHSLRTLAIWIPLWFTPLVALALWLGSDSLFVTLGVFFSKMAVVTFGGAYAVLAYVAQQAVETYGWLQPGEMIDGLGMAETTPGPLIQVVQFVAFMGAFRFSGDISPLLAGLGASVLVTWVTFTPCFLWIFLGAPYIERLQSNRALKTALTAVTAAVVGVILNLALWFSLNTLFAEISELHVYRLRILLPTWSTIDWPALIIAAAAFIAHFHMRTGLIPTLALSASAGILYRLIF; from the coding sequence TTGCACGTCTGGAGCAAGGTGGCCCTGCTGAGTTTCGGTGGTCCCGCCGGGCAGATAGCGGTCATGCACCGTCTGGTGGTGGAAGAAAAGCGCTGGATCAGCGAGGAGCGCTTTCTTCATGCCCTCAACTTCACCATGGTGCTGCCCGGACCTGAGGCGCAACAGTTGGCAACCTACCTGGGATGGATGCTGCACGGCACGCGGGGCGGACTGACGGCCGGCACTCTGTTCATCCTTCCCGGCTTTCTATCCATTCTTGCTCTGAGCATTCTCTACGCGTTTTTTCGCGACCTGGTTTTTGTCGAGGGCATTTTCTACGGCCTCAAGCCGGCGGTCATGGCGGTGGTAGCCGCCGCAGTCGTGCAAATCGGCCGCAAAGCCCTGCACAACTCAATTCTCATTTTCCTGGCCGCGGCAGCTTTTACGGCTATCTTCTTTTTCCAGATTCCCTTTCCGCTGATCGTCCTCGGTGCCGCCTTAACCGGCTGGCTTGGGGGGCGCGCTTTTCCGGCCTACTTCTTGACCGCGGATGCTCACAAAGCGCCCTCGCCCCCTTCGCAAGCCCCCCTGGAAACACCTTTGTGGCGGCATTCCCTGCGCACTCTCGCCATCTGGATTCCTCTCTGGTTCACTCCCCTGGTGGCGTTGGCGCTGTGGCTGGGCAGCGACAGCCTCTTTGTGACCCTCGGAGTGTTTTTCAGCAAAATGGCCGTCGTTACCTTCGGCGGCGCTTACGCCGTTTTGGCCTATGTCGCCCAGCAGGCCGTCGAAACCTATGGCTGGCTGCAACCGGGGGAAATGATCGATGGTCTCGGCATGGCTGAAACCACCCCCGGTCCGTTGATCCAGGTCGTGCAATTCGTTGCCTTCATGGGCGCTTTTCGTTTTTCGGGAGACATATCCCCTCTCCTGGCCGGACTGGGCGCCTCGGTTCTGGTGACCTGGGTGACCTTCACGCCCTGTTTTTTATGGATTTTTCTCGGCGCCCCCTATATCGAACGACTGCAAAGCAATCGAGCATTGAAAACCGCCCTGACCGCCGTTACCGCTGCCGTCGTCGGGGTCATTCTTAATCTGGCCCTGTGGTTTTCCCTCAACACCCTCTTTGCTGAAATCTCGGAGCTGCATGTCTACAGGCTGCGAATTCTTTTGCCGACCTGGTCCACCATCGATTGGCCCGCCCTGATCATCGCCGCCGCCGCCTTCATCGCTCATTTTCACATGCGAACCGGACTTATTCCCACCCTCGCCCTCAGCGCTTCTGCCGGCATCTTGTATCGCCTGATTTTCTAA
- a CDS encoding P1 family peptidase, whose protein sequence is MRITLAYNLRGEDTEAQAELLTEEDVERVFDALKSLGHAVVPIEVSGSPDDIIDGLVDSRPDLIFNVAEGIEGQMREAFYPAIYKHLGLPFTGGGSGLLLVDLDKRLCGKLLSVRGIRVPRGLVLTPRKSAIPDYLRYPLFIKPNYEGSGKGIHQDSVADTQEQAARTIEKLLRVYPQGVCVEEFIRGRELTVPMLESWPGRLLGIVEHSFPGAGHNIYDYELKHSRPEEGRVQVHCPPKLSPQEEMAVFSLAERVFQVMVCPDFGRVDMRLSEDGTPFFIEINPLPSLHPEYSLMCAARAKGLEYTEVIERIVRSAARRYGLPLGEKKIFAGRPEEKPDACRKFDIGIGRFAQGKYNAITDVEGVKVGHVTQVRDDVPAPDESGKTTSVRTGVTAIVPEFGDIFNNHLPSGGFILNGIGEMSGLTQAMEWGWLETPILLTNTMSVGAVHSGIIRHMIDRHPELGRKVDVIIPVVAETSDAFLNDVRVFSNTPEHALEAIRKAVGGEVEQGSVGAGTGLISFDFSGGIGSSSRRLPAEGSGYTVGVLVQSNFGRMRNLTVDGAVVGRELDPLFPYDQRRGISYGSVIVVVATNAPLLSAQLNRLAKRAALGLGRVGSYAATTSGEIIFAFSTANRTTREAKESPDLLSLDFVGDRVVNLLYEAVIEATEEAVLNAMFYSAGMSGRKGRYAPPIPRELVREILAAAKAGRVKAENG, encoded by the coding sequence ATGCGGATTACGCTGGCATACAACCTCAGAGGTGAAGATACCGAGGCGCAGGCCGAGTTGTTGACCGAAGAGGACGTGGAGCGAGTTTTTGATGCCTTAAAGTCCCTCGGTCATGCGGTCGTGCCCATTGAGGTATCAGGTTCGCCCGACGACATCATCGACGGTTTGGTCGATTCCCGACCTGATCTTATCTTTAACGTTGCCGAAGGCATCGAAGGGCAGATGCGCGAAGCCTTTTATCCGGCAATCTATAAGCATCTCGGACTTCCCTTTACAGGCGGCGGCAGTGGATTGCTGCTGGTCGATCTGGATAAAAGATTGTGTGGAAAGCTTTTGTCGGTACGCGGCATCCGGGTCCCCCGGGGACTCGTGCTTACCCCGAGGAAATCTGCGATACCGGATTACCTGCGGTATCCCCTTTTCATCAAACCCAACTATGAAGGTTCGGGCAAGGGGATTCATCAGGATTCGGTAGCCGATACTCAGGAACAGGCTGCTCGGACCATCGAAAAACTGTTGCGCGTGTATCCCCAGGGAGTATGCGTGGAGGAGTTTATTCGCGGTCGGGAACTCACGGTACCGATGCTCGAAAGCTGGCCGGGGCGTCTTCTCGGGATCGTGGAGCACAGCTTTCCAGGGGCTGGGCACAACATCTACGACTATGAACTCAAGCACAGCCGACCGGAGGAGGGGCGGGTACAGGTGCACTGTCCCCCGAAGCTTAGCCCGCAGGAGGAAATGGCGGTTTTCTCCCTGGCCGAGCGGGTTTTTCAGGTCATGGTCTGTCCGGATTTCGGGCGCGTCGACATGCGGCTGTCCGAAGACGGAACACCTTTTTTTATCGAAATCAATCCTTTGCCTTCCCTGCATCCCGAATATTCTCTCATGTGCGCAGCTCGGGCAAAGGGGCTTGAATACACCGAGGTGATCGAGAGAATCGTACGTTCGGCAGCTCGCCGCTATGGATTGCCCTTGGGCGAGAAAAAGATCTTCGCCGGACGCCCGGAGGAAAAGCCCGACGCCTGTAGAAAATTCGATATCGGCATCGGCCGTTTTGCACAGGGGAAATACAATGCCATCACCGATGTGGAGGGTGTCAAGGTCGGACATGTGACCCAGGTGCGCGATGACGTTCCGGCGCCGGATGAAAGCGGCAAGACCACCAGCGTGCGAACCGGGGTGACCGCCATCGTTCCTGAATTCGGGGATATTTTCAACAATCACCTGCCGTCCGGCGGGTTCATTCTCAACGGTATCGGCGAAATGTCAGGATTGACCCAGGCCATGGAATGGGGCTGGTTGGAAACGCCCATCCTGCTGACCAACACCATGTCGGTGGGGGCGGTGCACAGCGGCATTATTCGGCACATGATCGATCGACATCCGGAATTGGGCCGCAAGGTCGATGTGATTATCCCCGTCGTCGCCGAGACCAGCGATGCTTTCCTCAACGACGTGCGCGTCTTCAGCAATACGCCCGAGCATGCCCTGGAGGCCATTCGCAAGGCAGTCGGCGGGGAGGTGGAGCAGGGATCCGTCGGCGCCGGAACCGGCTTAATCTCGTTTGATTTTTCCGGCGGCATCGGCAGTTCGTCTCGACGCCTGCCCGCGGAGGGTTCGGGCTACACGGTGGGTGTACTGGTTCAGTCGAACTTCGGCAGAATGCGCAATTTGACCGTCGACGGAGCGGTGGTGGGACGTGAGCTCGATCCGCTCTTTCCCTATGATCAGCGGCGGGGCATCAGCTATGGTTCCGTGATCGTCGTTGTCGCAACGAATGCGCCGTTGCTCTCGGCGCAGCTCAATCGTCTGGCCAAACGCGCCGCCTTGGGACTGGGGCGGGTGGGGAGCTATGCGGCGACCACCAGCGGCGAGATCATCTTTGCCTTCAGCACGGCCAATCGCACCACCCGCGAAGCTAAGGAGAGCCCGGATCTGCTCAGCCTGGACTTTGTCGGCGACAGAGTCGTCAATTTGCTTTACGAGGCGGTAATCGAAGCGACGGAAGAGGCCGTGCTCAACGCCATGTTTTACTCGGCCGGCATGAGCGGCCGCAAAGGCAGGTATGCGCCCCCCATCCCTCGGGAACTGGTGCGGGAAATTCTGGCCGCCGCGAAGGCCGGACGCGTAAAGGCTGAGAACGGTTGA
- a CDS encoding PadR family transcriptional regulator, which yields MNLTAEDFKILNREVLLGFWKVHILHHAAQGPLVGQWMLTELRHHGYEVSPGTLYPMLQRMESNGWLHSEVDPQRGPKAPRKYYLTPKGREILAYISGQVDELARELKEENHRDSCQYQPSK from the coding sequence ATGAATTTGACTGCTGAAGACTTCAAGATTCTTAACCGAGAAGTGCTCCTGGGCTTCTGGAAGGTTCACATTCTTCACCACGCCGCCCAGGGGCCACTGGTCGGACAATGGATGCTCACCGAGTTGCGTCACCATGGCTACGAGGTCAGTCCGGGCACGCTTTATCCCATGTTGCAGCGCATGGAAAGCAACGGCTGGCTGCACAGCGAGGTCGATCCACAACGCGGCCCCAAGGCTCCGCGCAAATATTACCTGACCCCGAAAGGGCGCGAAATCCTGGCCTATATCAGTGGCCAGGTGGATGAACTGGCGCGAGAACTCAAAGAGGAGAACCACCGGGATTCATGTCAATACCAGCCATCGAAATAA
- a CDS encoding ABC transporter permease: MNIIDISIWRLIAGYGLLAIPLGIIIWMRLPMLGDTLSAVARMTLQLLFVGFYLQVIFDLDNFWLTGAWVMVMILVADLSIARGCRLRISRLAGGLFWALAAGTFIPLAFFVGLVLGGTEAWSAQYIIPIGGMILGNCLRADIIGIRTFYESLQENEKAYLLSLAQGANLKEALLPFTREALQAALAPTIATMATIGLVSLPGMMTGVILGGGDPMTAIKYQIAIMIAIYVGTAITVLLAIRLTAQRNFTPHGTLDPGLFPADRP; the protein is encoded by the coding sequence ATGAATATCATCGACATCAGCATCTGGCGTCTGATTGCCGGCTACGGCCTGCTCGCCATCCCCCTGGGCATCATCATTTGGATGCGCCTGCCCATGCTGGGCGATACGCTCAGCGCCGTGGCGCGCATGACCCTGCAACTTCTGTTCGTGGGCTTTTATCTGCAGGTCATTTTCGACCTCGACAACTTCTGGCTGACCGGCGCCTGGGTGATGGTGATGATCCTGGTCGCCGACCTGTCCATCGCCCGCGGCTGCCGGCTGCGCATCAGTCGCCTGGCCGGCGGGCTGTTCTGGGCGCTTGCGGCAGGCACCTTCATCCCCTTGGCGTTTTTCGTCGGCCTGGTGCTCGGCGGGACCGAGGCCTGGAGCGCGCAATACATCATCCCCATCGGCGGCATGATTTTGGGCAACTGCCTGCGCGCCGACATCATCGGCATCCGCACCTTTTACGAATCCTTGCAGGAAAACGAAAAAGCCTATCTGCTCTCCCTGGCCCAGGGCGCAAACCTCAAGGAAGCGCTGCTGCCCTTCACCCGCGAGGCCCTTCAGGCCGCCCTGGCTCCGACCATCGCCACCATGGCCACAATCGGCCTGGTGTCCCTGCCGGGCATGATGACCGGGGTGATTCTCGGCGGTGGCGACCCCATGACGGCAATCAAATACCAGATCGCCATCATGATCGCCATCTATGTCGGCACGGCGATCACCGTCCTGCTTGCCATCCGCTTGACGGCGCAGCGCAACTTTACGCCTCACGGCACCCTCGACCCTGGTTTGTTCCCCGCCGACCGGCCCTGA
- a CDS encoding DUF924 family protein: protein MAESHTTQMNGETKEGVLRFWFGEGSAQAVPDKERLRFWFNGGERVDGLIRERYAVLVEQGGRGSLDGWLDTPRGTLALIVLLDQFPRNIYRGSARAYAFDERALAACREGQAKGWDELLSPLERAFFYLPLEHAEDLAAQERSVALFARLLDQAETPLREVCAGFYDYAVRHRDVIARFGRFPHRNHVLGRDSTPEEIEFLQQPGSSF, encoded by the coding sequence ATGGCTGAGAGTCATACCACCCAGATGAATGGAGAAACGAAGGAGGGAGTTTTGCGATTCTGGTTCGGGGAGGGGAGTGCGCAGGCGGTGCCGGACAAAGAGCGCCTGCGCTTCTGGTTCAACGGCGGAGAGCGCGTTGATGGATTGATTCGTGAGCGCTATGCGGTTTTGGTGGAGCAGGGTGGGCGAGGTTCCTTGGACGGGTGGCTGGATACGCCGCGCGGCACCCTTGCGCTGATCGTCCTGCTGGATCAGTTCCCGCGCAATATCTATCGTGGCAGTGCGCGCGCCTATGCCTTTGACGAGCGGGCTCTCGCGGCGTGCCGCGAAGGTCAGGCAAAGGGCTGGGATGAGTTACTTTCGCCCCTGGAGCGGGCGTTTTTCTATTTGCCCCTGGAGCACGCCGAGGATCTCGCCGCCCAGGAGCGCTCCGTTGCGCTTTTCGCTCGCCTGCTCGACCAGGCGGAAACTCCCCTGCGCGAGGTCTGTGCCGGGTTTTACGATTATGCCGTACGGCATCGCGACGTCATTGCCCGCTTCGGGCGCTTTCCCCACCGCAATCACGTCCTGGGACGTGATTCAACCCCGGAAGAAATCGAATTTCTCCAACAGCCCGGCTCATCCTTTTGA